The following coding sequences lie in one Streptomyces sp. NBC_00510 genomic window:
- a CDS encoding YajQ family cyclic di-GMP-binding protein: MADSSFDIVSKVERQEVDNALNQAAKEISQRYDFKNVGASISWSGDKILMQANSEERVKAILDVFETKLVKRGISLKSLDAGEPQLSGKEYKIFATIEEGISQENAKKVAKIIRDEGPKGIKAQVQGEELRVTSKSRDDLQAVIALLKGKDLDFALQFVNYR, encoded by the coding sequence ATGGCCGACTCCAGTTTCGACATCGTCTCGAAGGTCGAGCGGCAGGAGGTCGACAACGCCCTCAACCAGGCCGCCAAGGAGATCTCGCAGCGCTACGACTTCAAGAACGTCGGCGCGTCGATCTCGTGGTCCGGGGACAAGATCCTGATGCAGGCCAACTCCGAGGAGCGGGTCAAGGCCATCCTGGACGTCTTCGAGACCAAGCTGGTCAAGCGGGGGATCTCGCTGAAGTCGCTGGACGCGGGCGAGCCCCAGCTGTCCGGCAAGGAGTACAAGATCTTCGCGACCATCGAGGAAGGCATCTCGCAGGAGAACGCCAAGAAGGTCGCCAAGATCATCCGCGATGAGGGGCCCAAGGGCATCAAGGCTCAGGTCCAGGGCGAGGAGCTGCGCGTCACCTCCAAGAGCCGGGACGACCTGCAGGCCGTCATCGCGCTGCTGAAGGGCAAGGACCTCGACTTCGCGCTGCAGTTCGTGAACTACCGCTGA
- a CDS encoding radical SAM protein, which translates to MQSRTALVEDLMSRFPHVPREAVIKEDLLRGGIAFDESALSGNEDGDVKPKSYFIFSFDHRTLPELGAAALKRPPEEIVLTGGPYDLRRTVVSVRVNPASPYRVRAGGRGVLGLYLDGVRIADVGLPPMPAYYRHTLENGKSVMEVAPTIQWGYLIYLTVFRVCQYFGAKEECQYCDINHNWRQHKAAGRPYTGVKPVEEVLEALEIIDKYDETKSSTAYTLTGGAITSKVAGRDEADFYGHYAKAIEERFPGRWIGKVVAQALPKEDVQRFKDYGVQIYHPNYEVWDRRLFELYCPGKERYVGRDEWHRRILDSAEIFGPRNVIPNFVAGVEMAEPFGFGSVGEAIDSTAEGLRFFMSRGITPRFTTWCPEPTTPLGKANPEGAPLEYHIRLLDVYRATLEEYGLSSPPGYGPAGPGNAVFSVSSFMDSLPASAPVGVS; encoded by the coding sequence ATGCAAAGCCGCACCGCTTTGGTCGAGGACCTGATGAGCCGCTTCCCGCACGTCCCCCGCGAGGCGGTCATCAAGGAGGACCTGCTGCGCGGCGGGATCGCGTTCGACGAGTCCGCGCTCAGCGGCAACGAGGACGGCGACGTCAAGCCGAAGTCGTACTTCATCTTCTCCTTCGACCACCGCACCCTCCCCGAGCTGGGGGCCGCCGCGCTGAAGCGGCCGCCGGAGGAGATCGTGCTCACCGGCGGGCCGTACGACCTGCGCCGCACGGTGGTGTCGGTGCGGGTGAACCCGGCCTCGCCGTACCGCGTGCGGGCGGGCGGGCGCGGTGTGCTCGGCCTCTACCTCGACGGGGTGCGCATCGCGGACGTCGGCCTGCCGCCGATGCCGGCGTACTACCGGCACACCCTGGAGAACGGCAAGTCGGTGATGGAGGTCGCGCCGACGATCCAGTGGGGCTACCTGATCTACCTGACGGTCTTCCGCGTGTGCCAGTACTTCGGCGCCAAGGAGGAGTGCCAGTACTGCGACATCAACCACAACTGGCGCCAGCACAAGGCGGCCGGGCGCCCCTACACGGGTGTGAAGCCGGTCGAGGAGGTGCTGGAGGCGCTGGAGATCATCGACAAGTACGACGAGACGAAGTCCTCCACCGCGTACACCCTCACCGGCGGGGCGATCACCTCCAAGGTCGCCGGGCGGGACGAGGCGGACTTCTACGGCCACTACGCGAAGGCCATCGAGGAGCGCTTCCCCGGCCGCTGGATCGGCAAGGTCGTCGCGCAGGCGCTGCCCAAGGAGGACGTGCAGCGCTTCAAGGACTACGGCGTGCAGATCTACCACCCCAACTACGAGGTGTGGGACCGCCGTCTGTTCGAGCTGTACTGCCCCGGCAAGGAGCGTTACGTCGGCCGGGACGAGTGGCACCGCCGCATCCTGGACTCGGCGGAGATCTTCGGCCCGCGCAACGTGATCCCCAACTTCGTGGCGGGCGTGGAGATGGCCGAGCCGTTCGGCTTCGGCAGCGTCGGGGAGGCGATCGACTCCACGGCGGAGGGCCTGCGCTTCTTCATGTCGCGGGGCATCACGCCGCGCTTCACCACCTGGTGCCCGGAGCCGACGACCCCGCTGGGCAAGGCGAACCCGGAGGGCGCGCCGCTGGAGTACCACATCCGCCTGCTGGACGTGTACCGCGCGACGCTGGAGGAGTACGGGCTGAGTTCGCCGCCCGGGTACGGCCCGGCCGGCCCCGGCAACGCGGTGTTCTCGGTGAGCTCGTTCATGGACAGCCTGCCGGCGTCGGCGCCCGTCGGAGTGAGCTGA
- a CDS encoding FAD-binding oxidoreductase, whose protein sequence is MAPRVLDDATLDALRSGFAGEVVAPGDPSYDESRTLFNAMIDRRPSVIALCESVEDVAAAIRFGRERGLEVAVRGGGHSVAGNALTDGGIVVDLRRMHAVVVDPQARTARVGGGATMSHLDRATQPYDLVTTGGRVSTTGVGGFTLGGGSGWLERAFGLACDNLVEVELMTADGTMVRAAEDENPELFWALHGGGGNFGVATSLTLRLHPLPAVTMALLLWPPDAGPEVLRAYRTLLASAPDEMGGGLLFLTGPPEEFVPEHLVGALTCAVLVTYAGTGDAAREVLDPLLALGPQGRLVMELPYADLQSMFDDPPGYRNHWSAEYLDDFPDEAVDRFCARARDMVVPSPSQHVLFPVGGAVARPSADYPLPWRRAPWVVHPFGLWADPADDERARRWAHGIRADVRQWSSGAVYLNFIGDEGEGRVIAGFGAHNLGRLARVKTEYDPQNVFRLNHNIEPD, encoded by the coding sequence ATGGCACCCCGGGTCCTGGACGACGCGACCCTGGACGCCCTGCGCTCCGGCTTCGCGGGCGAGGTCGTCGCACCGGGCGACCCGTCGTACGACGAGAGCCGCACGCTCTTCAACGCCATGATCGACCGCAGGCCGTCCGTGATCGCCCTGTGCGAGTCGGTGGAGGACGTCGCCGCGGCGATCCGCTTCGGACGTGAGCGCGGGCTGGAGGTCGCCGTCCGCGGCGGCGGGCACAGTGTCGCCGGGAATGCCCTGACGGACGGCGGCATCGTCGTCGACCTGCGGCGCATGCACGCGGTCGTCGTCGACCCGCAGGCGCGCACGGCGCGGGTCGGCGGGGGCGCCACGATGAGCCACCTGGACCGGGCGACGCAGCCGTACGACCTGGTCACCACCGGGGGCCGGGTGTCCACCACGGGCGTGGGCGGCTTCACCCTCGGGGGCGGATCGGGGTGGCTGGAGCGCGCGTTCGGGCTGGCCTGCGACAACCTGGTGGAAGTCGAGCTGATGACGGCGGACGGCACCATGGTGCGGGCCGCCGAGGACGAGAACCCGGAGTTGTTCTGGGCTCTGCACGGGGGCGGCGGCAACTTCGGCGTCGCCACCTCGCTCACGCTGCGGCTGCACCCGCTGCCCGCGGTCACCATGGCCCTGCTGCTGTGGCCGCCGGACGCCGGCCCCGAGGTGCTGCGCGCCTACCGCACCCTGCTGGCGTCGGCGCCGGACGAGATGGGCGGGGGCCTGCTCTTCCTGACCGGCCCCCCGGAGGAGTTCGTGCCGGAGCACCTGGTGGGCGCGCTCACCTGCGCCGTCCTGGTGACGTACGCGGGCACCGGGGACGCGGCGCGCGAGGTGCTGGACCCGCTGCTCGCGCTCGGCCCCCAGGGCCGCCTGGTGATGGAGCTGCCGTACGCGGACCTGCAGTCCATGTTCGACGACCCGCCGGGCTACCGGAACCACTGGTCGGCGGAGTACCTGGACGACTTCCCCGACGAGGCCGTGGACCGCTTCTGCGCCCGGGCCCGGGACATGGTGGTCCCCTCCCCCTCCCAGCACGTGCTGTTCCCCGTGGGCGGCGCCGTGGCGCGCCCTTCCGCCGACTACCCGCTGCCCTGGCGACGGGCGCCGTGGGTCGTGCACCCGTTCGGCCTGTGGGCGGACCCGGCGGACGACGAGCGGGCCCGGCGGTGGGCGCACGGCATCCGCGCCGACGTACGGCAGTGGTCCTCCGGGGCGGTCTACCTCAACTTCATCGGCGACGAGGGCGAGGGCCGCGTGATCGCCGGGTTCGGCGCGCACAACCTGGGGCGGCTGGCCCGGGTGAAGACGGAGTACGACCCGCAGAACGTCTTCCGGCTCAACCACAACATCGAGCCGGACTGA
- a CDS encoding flavodoxin family protein — MPTLLIVHHTPSPNLQAMFEAVVAGATTDEIEGVDVVRRAALAATASDVLAADGYLLGTTANLGYMSGALKHFFDQVYYPCLDGTRGRPFGYYVHGGNDVTGTVRGIRSITTGLGWEQAAAEVTVTGEPSKADLQACWELGATLAAGLAD, encoded by the coding sequence GTGCCGACCCTGCTGATCGTGCATCACACGCCGTCGCCGAACCTGCAGGCGATGTTCGAGGCGGTGGTCGCCGGCGCGACCACCGACGAGATCGAGGGCGTGGACGTCGTGCGGCGGGCCGCCCTCGCGGCGACCGCCTCCGACGTGCTCGCGGCGGACGGCTACCTGCTGGGCACGACGGCGAACCTCGGCTACATGTCGGGGGCGCTCAAGCACTTCTTCGACCAGGTCTACTACCCGTGCCTGGACGGCACGCGCGGCCGCCCGTTCGGCTACTACGTGCACGGCGGCAACGACGTGACGGGGACGGTGCGGGGGATCCGGTCGATCACCACGGGCCTGGGCTGGGAGCAGGCGGCGGCCGAGGTGACGGTCACCGGAGAGCCGTCCAAGGCCGATCTGCAGGCCTGCTGGGAGCTGGGCGCGACCCTGGCCGCCGGGTTGGCGGACTGA